The nucleotide sequence GAGATCGCGCGCGTGCTGTTCTCCGGCGCCCGCATCGTCATCCTGGACGAGCCGACCTCGGCCCTCTCCCCGCCCGAGGTCGAACGACTGTTCGCGACGCTCAAGCGCCTGCGCGAGCAAGGCACGGCCATCGTCTTCATCTCGCATTTCATCGAGGACATTCTTCGCGTGTCGGACACGGTGACGGTGTTCCGTAACGGGCGGAAGGTCGCCGAGACAGCAAGTGCTGCGACCAGCAAGGGCGCGCTGATCGAGGCCATGATCGGCCGCGGCGGCGAAGCGCTCGAGCACAGCTACACCGATGATCTGATGCTGCCGCAGCCGAGCGACAGTTCGGTGGTCCTGAAGGTCGATCAGCTCACGCTGGCGCGCAGCTTGAAGGACATCTGCTTCGAGGCGCGCGCCGGCGAGGTGCTCGGCATCTACGGCTTCATGGGCTGCGGCCAGCAGGAGCTGTCGCGCATCCTGTTCGGCAAGCTGAAACCTGATAGCGGCACGCTCATCGTCGATGGCGCACCAAAGACCTTCGCGAGCACGGCGGCGGCGCGGCGCGCCGGGGTGGCGCTGGTGCCGGAGAGCCGGCGCGACATGCTGTTTCACCAGGAGCCGGTCTACAAGAACATCTCGATCAGCATTCTCGACCGCATCTCGGCGTTGCTGCTCAAGCCGGCGCAGGAGCGCGAGATCGCCCAGCGCCAGGTTGAGCAGTTGCAGATTAGGCCGCCGGTGGTCGGCCTCGACCTCGGCATGCTCTCCGG is from Bradyrhizobium xenonodulans and encodes:
- a CDS encoding sugar ABC transporter ATP-binding protein, which translates into the protein MSEVHSPILELQGITKSFGGVEALRGVDFALLPGEIHGLVGENGAGKSTLMKIIAGVHSEFSGRFLIDGKETHFRSARDAHAAGIAMVHQELSVAPDLTVAENVFLGNQPTNALGLVQWRRMAREAGEQLARFGIDVDPMSRLGDLPIGLQQLIEIARVLFSGARIVILDEPTSALSPPEVERLFATLKRLREQGTAIVFISHFIEDILRVSDTVTVFRNGRKVAETASAATSKGALIEAMIGRGGEALEHSYTDDLMLPQPSDSSVVLKVDQLTLARSLKDICFEARAGEVLGIYGFMGCGQQELSRILFGKLKPDSGTLIVDGAPKTFASTAAARRAGVALVPESRRDMLFHQEPVYKNISISILDRISALLLKPAQEREIAQRQVEQLQIRPPVVGLDLGMLSGGNQQKVALAKWLTYPPKLLVLCEPTRGMDVGAKNDVINIVRDLRAKGLAIIVLSTEPETVLSLADRILVLKRGTLVREFRNEPVSKDRLLEAA